Genomic DNA from Solanum dulcamara chromosome 4, daSolDulc1.2, whole genome shotgun sequence:
CGTTGCTattgatgttattttcttgTTGTCAGTCATTGGTATAAGCTTTGTGGTTTAGATAGTCTTGAGTACACTTGTTGGCGTTTATTTACTATCCAGGGGGTTTCATTGGTTATTCTGAAGTTTGTTGGTCCCTGATGTTTAATTAATTGTCTAGGGTGGTGATGTCCCTGCTCCATTCATGACATTTGAAGATACTGGCTTCCCGCCAGAAATACTGAGAGAGGTAAGTGTTCTTCTCAAATTTGATCACTAGTTGGTTATTTGAAGGGTTTTAGGATCTGCTTTgtctcatttttatttttattttaagaacaTGCCACAAGCTTATTGATTGTCGCTTGTCGCAGGTGCGATATCTGCTCCGCAGGAGGAGCACATGTCGTACGCTGTAATGCTATCCGCATAATTTGGCAACAACTGTTCTCAGTTTTTGAGGCTGTAAAATGGAAATTGGAGCCTCTGTTGCATAGCTCTTGAAGGGTGGTTGGCCCTTAGGACAAATTCCACTAGATGACTGGGGTTTCTAGCTTATTGCTCCGGGTCTTCTGTTTTAGTTGCTCCCTTTTGTTGCCTCGAGTTGCTTCAGTAAGCAACTGCATCCCATGTGTTTCTTTAGGATCCTCCATTTTTCTATCTTACCCTTTCTTCTTTAAACATTAAATTAGTTTTCATGCTACTCGCTTTAGCATTGTGCTTGGAATTCATAAGTGTGTGTAGATGTGTTCACCGTTTCTCCTCTCTATTCATTACTGGTCATGTATTGCAGATTCAGTTTGCGGGATTCACTTCACCCACTCCCATTCAGGCACAAACATGGCCCATAGCGTTGCAAAATAGGGATATAGTAGCCATTGCCAAGACAGGTTCTGGCAAAACATTGGGCTATCTAATTCCTGCATTTGTCCACCTTAAACGACGCCGCAATAATCCTCAAAATGGCCCGACAGTGGTGGTTTTATCTCCAACACGAGAGCTTGCCACACAAATACAAGATGAAGCATTGAAGTTTGGTCGATCTGCAAGGGTTTCTTGCACGGTGAGTTGATGTATGAACAGTTTCTCATTTAAACTCTGTTGATTTTTGAAGAAGATATCGATCAAATCTTTCGTTTCAGTGCTTGTATGGAGGTGCACCTAAAGTTCACCAGTTGAAAGAACTAGAGCGCGGAACAGATATTGTTGTTGCAACTCCTGGTCGGCTGAATGACATCCTTGAGATGAAAAGAATTGACTTTAGGCAGGTTTCTCTTCTCGTGCTAGATGAGGCTGATCGAATGCTTGACATGGGTTTTGAACCTCAGATCCGCAAGATTGTAAATGAGATACCTCCACAAAGACAAACACTTATGTACACAGCAACATGGCCCAAAGAAGTGCGAAAAATAGCTGGTGATCTTCTTCGAAATCCTGTCCAGGTTAATATTGGGAATGTTGATCAGCTTGCAGCAAACAAGTCTATCACACAGGTAATTTGAAGCAGGTTATTTCCACACACTATTTACAGTGCCTGGAATATCCATGTTAAGCAACTATCTAGTATATTATCATCACTTAATTGCCCTTATGTATTTGTCTGCAGCAAAGTTTCCAACAATTAGTTACTGATTTTAGGCTACCTTGGTCTACTTAAAAAGTGATCTTTTTATGGTTTTAAACGTGTCTTTTGATCATTGATCTTCCAATTTTGTAAAACCTGAATATGATAAACATGTAGTGACACTATTCTCATTATTACTTAATTGTATTACCCACTTGCTTTGTTGTTTGCGTTTGTGTTTCTTGGTTTTTGACAACATGATAAGGCGATTGCATCCCAGATGGTCAAATTTGAAACATTGACTCATGACACTAAATGCGGACAGCCAAACATGATTTATCCATCTAACTTTGTTTCTTCATGCTTTATATGGAAactagttttaaattttttggtaGTCTAAACATTAAGGGTTTTAGCTCCTGTATCTATCAATCTTCAGTGAAACTAATTAACGATGGAACTGTTGCTTGCCCAAACAAAGATATCTCTGTTGTGAAACTAGCTTCCTACTATTTTAAATActgaaatttcattttgggttggggttttgggggggggggtggAGGATAACCTTCTTTAACTGGGTTATTTCATCagcttcttctctttttcttttaccCCCTCTTTTTATGTGGTTATTGCAAATGTGAAATACTTGTGCAGTACATTGAAGTAGTCCCGCAAATGGAAAAGCAGAGACGGTTGGAGCAGATTCTTAGATCCCAAGAAAGGGGTTCTAAAGCTATTATATTCTGTTCCACAAAGAAGTTGTGCGACCAACTTGCGCGCAGTATTGGTCGAAGCTTTGGAGCTGCAGCTATTCATGGAGACAAGTCCCAGGGTGAGAGGGACTGGGTTCTCAATCAATTTCGCTCTGGTAAGACCCCAATTTTAGTAGCAACTGATGTTGCTGCTAGAGGACTGGACATACCTGATATTAGGTGAGGACCTCCTTTTCATCTGATGTTCTGAGAGTGTTGGGTGTGTTGTCcggaaattgaaaaaaaatctataaatgTGTACTGCGAACTAttatattcctttttttttaaaaaaaataataatttgaattaGTAGTAGACCaattatataattttgaattcTCACTATGCTGCAGAGTTGTGATCAACTATGATTTTCCGACTGGGATTGAGGATTATGTTCACCGAATTGGAAGAACTGGTAGGGCTGGTGCAACTGGTGTTTCATACACCTTTTTATCTGATCAGGACTGGAAATATGCTCCTGATCTTGTTAAGGTTCTGGAAGGTGCTAATCAGCAAGTGCCTCCGAATGTGAGAGAGATGGCTTTACGTGCTGGTGGCAGGGATAGAGGTGGCATGAACCGTTCTGATCTTTTCGATGGTGATGGCGGCCGCACACGTTGGGATTCTGGTGGCCGTGGTGGTATGAGGGATGGTGCGTTTGGTGGCCGTGGTGGTACGAGGGATGGTGGGTTTGGTGGCCGTGCTGGTATGAGGGATGGGGGATTTGGTGGCCCTGGTGGGATGAGGGATGGTGGGTTTGGTGGTCCTGGTGGGATGAGGGATGGTGGGTTTGGTGGCCCTGGTGGGATGAGGGATGGTGGGTTTGGTGGCCGTGGTGGAAGGGAGAGCAACTTTGGTGGCCGTGGTGGGAGAGATGGTCACTTTGGTGGCCGTGTTGGGATGAGGGACAACCATTTTGGTGGCCGTGGTGGCAGGGGTGGTGCTCATAGTGGGTGGGACAGGAATGATCGGTATGACAATTCAGATGTGCGAGCACATGGGAGGGGTCGCGGGCGTGGACGTTTTGACAATAGAAGAGACATGCCAAGTCGGAGTAGAGGAAGAAGTTACAGCCCTAGTCCGGAGAGGGTTCGAACATGGGGTAGTAGAAGCAGAAGCAGAAGCAGAAGCAGGAGTCGCAGCAGGAGTTATAGCAGGAGTTACAGCAGAAGCCGTAGCCGCAGCTATAGCCCCAGGCGTAGCCGCAGCTATAGCCGCAGCCGCAGCCGTAGTCGTGATAGATATCAAAGGAGGCCTCGCCAAAGTAAGTTTGATCAGATGGATCCAGATCCAGGAATGTCAAGCGTTCAGATTGCTCCTCCATCCGTGATGCCTCCATTGCCTATAGGTGCGCCAGTTGATGGATTTTCTGGAGCTGCGTCAGTGGAATCAAAACCAAATATGGAGGTAGCCCCAGAATCTGGTATGTCACCTATGTCTCCAGGAACTCGAGGAAATGGCTTGCCAGGATCTGAGGTCATAGAGCAGAACCCTTGAATTGGAAGCTCCACACTGATGCTATCAATGCATTTCTACAACCTTAGGGGATGGAGGTGTTTCGGAGTAAACATATATCTATTCTTGAGAGATGACAGTAGATTCAGTGTTGAGTTTGATTGTGAAATGGATATTTTGCTGCAGCCATATGACCTAACTATGCCTGGTATGTTCTATTTTCCAGGGCGGAGGAATGCTGATGGTGGAAAGAGACTTCATGCTTGTATCTTGGGTTTAGTTTTTATAGATTGCCCTCTTTCAAACCTTCTGCTCACTCACTTCTCTAGACTATTTTCGGTGAGGACTTtccataattattttttcttttggagGGGATGGGGGTGGAATCGTGTATGGTTTATATGATCATATCTTTAATTGTTGTCACAATTGCTTATACCTAAATATCAACTCAATCGAGTTATCATTTTTAAAACTGGAAACAATTGGGAAATTGTAGCTGCTgttttgcatttttatttttcaatctcTCTTGCTTGATCATGGTAACATTGAGAAGTTTC
This window encodes:
- the LOC129887398 gene encoding DEAD-box ATP-dependent RNA helicase 46-like, whose amino-acid sequence is MATPEAATASLGPRYAPDDPTLPQPWKGLIDGSTGLLYYWNPETNVTQYEKPSALPPPLPPGPPPEASAPKLAPIPGASSVQQYDSQGQQSQQAFAQQGQMTHMSQHPHVTQQVPHGSQGVSTGQQQGSPAGPAMQQVSFMPQLRSQMIQQPGHQMPSQMGQTPNQSGPHVSQPAMQQIMPQQLGSQAQVFPSGQMGQQHGYQFSHHQAQHVAYPQNLPPQGQQIPQQQNQHVPQNQQFSHQQEHKVGFQQREDVDFPQGKQVGFSPQQVQQTGASSAQNPPVGTGSVIRHQMSAQPAQALQLGCSTGNVQQPSSLGQWQQNTNDSGQKPPGPHFPGHMGSSIAHGHELDTPPVGSKGYEENTLGRGGNDYYYNSNVDGRTRPPPQQPKLAAIPVARNHHEMRMGDPPLQNPVPAHPSGFNSMGGPPMQNIYGQAAGGPPFPNPNLMRPPGALTGPPGSIHPSSVEVYLQKHEVTATGGDVPAPFMTFEDTGFPPEILREIQFAGFTSPTPIQAQTWPIALQNRDIVAIAKTGSGKTLGYLIPAFVHLKRRRNNPQNGPTVVVLSPTRELATQIQDEALKFGRSARVSCTCLYGGAPKVHQLKELERGTDIVVATPGRLNDILEMKRIDFRQVSLLVLDEADRMLDMGFEPQIRKIVNEIPPQRQTLMYTATWPKEVRKIAGDLLRNPVQVNIGNVDQLAANKSITQYIEVVPQMEKQRRLEQILRSQERGSKAIIFCSTKKLCDQLARSIGRSFGAAAIHGDKSQGERDWVLNQFRSGKTPILVATDVAARGLDIPDIRVVINYDFPTGIEDYVHRIGRTGRAGATGVSYTFLSDQDWKYAPDLVKVLEGANQQVPPNVREMALRAGGRDRGGMNRSDLFDGDGGRTRWDSGGRGGMRDGAFGGRGGTRDGGFGGRAGMRDGGFGGPGGMRDGGFGGPGGMRDGGFGGPGGMRDGGFGGRGGRESNFGGRGGRDGHFGGRVGMRDNHFGGRGGRGGAHSGWDRNDRYDNSDVRAHGRGRGRGRFDNRRDMPSRSRGRSYSPSPERVRTWGSRSRSRSRSRSRSRSYSRSYSRSRSRSYSPRRSRSYSRSRSRSRDRYQRRPRQSKFDQMDPDPGMSSVQIAPPSVMPPLPIGAPVDGFSGAASVESKPNMEVAPESGMSPMSPGTRGNGLPGSEVIEQNP